The following are encoded together in the Synchiropus splendidus isolate RoL2022-P1 chromosome 7, RoL_Sspl_1.0, whole genome shotgun sequence genome:
- the LOC128762132 gene encoding ankyrin-1-like isoform X25, whose protein sequence is MAQAAKHLRKNKDLEALAEQERKEKEEEKFKKRSRSRDKKRKANAVHRWLIDQDSSVSSEMPDGQGVWHYDDEADAGNSFLRAARSGNLDKALEHIKNGIDINTANQNGLNGLHLASKEGHVKMVLELLHNGIVLETTTKKGNTALHIAALAGQEQVVTELVNYGANVNAQLQKGFTPLYMAAQENHLEVVKFLLENGANQSIPTEDGFTPLAVALQQGHENVVALLINYGTKGKVRLPALHIAARNDDTRTAAVLLQNDPNPDVLSKTGFTPLHIAAHYENLNVAQLLLNRGANVNFTPKNGITPLHIAARRGNVIMVRLLLDRGAQIDAKTKDELTPLHCAARNGHVRIIEILLDHGAPIQAKTKNGLSPIHMAAQGDHMDCVKQLLQYNAEIDDITLDHLTPLHVAAHCGHHRMAKVLLDKGAKPNSRALNGFTPLHIACKKNHLRVMDLLLKHSASLEAVTESGLTPLHVASFMGHLNIVKILLQKGASPSASNVKVETPLHMASRAGHLEVAEFLLQNAAPVDAKAKDDQTPLHCAARMGHQELVKLLLEHKAKPNSATTAGHTPLHIAAREGHVHTVRILLDMEAQQTKMTKKGFTPLHVASKYGKVDVAELLLERGANPNAAGKNGLTPLHVAVHHNNLDVVNLLVSKGGSPHSAARNGYTALHIASKQNQVEVADSLLQHGASANAESLQGVTPLHLASQEGRPDMVTLLISQQANVNLGNKSGLTPLHLVAQEGHVGIADILVKQGASVYAATRMGYTPLHVACHYGNIKMVKFLLQQQANVNSKTRLGYTPLHQAAQQGHTDIVTLLLKHGAQPNETTTNGTSALAIAKRLGYISVIDVLKLVTEENVAMTTTEKHRMSFPETVDEILDVSEDEGIAQLTLGEELLGTEGARYMKMDDMKDHDDDFLSPKKSLEYERGLGTANYSPAIPRIPRVSPETVLLKDQEMEQQHTPLPLPKEYDEDSLIPSSPATETSDNVSPVASPIHTGSDESCRSGRGPVDGKPTSPCLHRFLVSFMVDARGGSMRGSRHNGLRVIIPPRTCAAPTRITCRLVKPQKLSSPPPLVEGEGLASRIISLGPASMQFLGPVIVEIPHFAALGRGDRELVVLRSENGSVWKEHRNRYGDEVLETILNGMDEDLESQEELGKKRIRRIISTDFPLYFAVVSRVQQESDLIGPEGGALSSKLVPMVQATFPETAVTKRVRLGLQAQPVPDELVAKLLGNQANFSPVVTVEPRRRKFHRPIGLRIPLPPSWRESPRDSGEGDTTSLRLLCSVIGGTASAQWEDITGTTKLIYSNQCASFTTNVSARFWLADCPRTAEAVSFANLLYRELSAVPYMAKFVVFAKMNELREGRLRCYCMTDDKMDKTLEQHENFTEVARSRDIEVMEGMPLHLECSGNLLPVRKATQQPRCFSFQAFRDNRLPVSVKVPSSRSSHLPPHAFTHPALSQVRDSSKESAGFLSFLRKSTKYEDNQHVLCNLNISMPPCIKIIGSEDRRRTLTPLALRERYSALNEPAMASLSAMERTELKMAVIAEQLGLSWAELARELQLSVDDINKIRVENPNSLLEQSSALLNLWATREGKRAKMESLYAALKSIDRMDIVHMLEGQPTRAGSRDLSRRRRDRERLSPGLTNGQHRVYARLSESPALSCVPDPSADRSSNGGSGTGRESGSFLSYLQEQTGPGWSPVTNAQAWVAHQPTDAVMSSVCNAVDHGQEGLLQPVRDMGHSEILRGHFRGTQPFEKGLGFPHRAPDLNAWDDQGDEAEDLPGEQVSEEQFTDEHGNIVTKKIVRKVVRRGKGSGEEGLQEVSMETSLQDELEGDAEQFMSYAILGRESSKPDCVEVKKGAQIVKCASLRRVKQ, encoded by the exons GCAGATGCTGGCAACAGCTTCCTCCGAGCAGCCCGCTCTGGCAACCTGGACAAGGCTCTGGAGCACATTAAGAACGGCATTGATATCAACACGGCCAATCAG AATGGGCTCAACGGGCTTCACCTGGCCTCCAAAGAAGGCCACGTCAAAATGGTCCTGGAGCTGCTCCACAATGGGATCGTGCTGGAGACCACCACCAAG AAAGGAAACACTGCCCTGCACATCGCAGCCCTGGCAGGTCAGGAGCAGGTGGTCACCGAGCTGGTGAACTACGGGGCCAACGTCAACGCTCAGTTGCAG AAAGGCTTCACTCCGCTCTACATGGCTGCACAAGAAAACCATCTAGAGGTTGTGAAGTTTCTCCTGGAGAACGGAGCCAATCAGAGCATTCCAACTGAG GACGGCTTCACTCCTTTGGCCGTGGCTCTCCAGCAGGGCCATGAAAACGTCGTCGCCCTGCTCATCAACTACGGCACCAAAGGCAAGGTCCGTCTCCCCGCTCTGCACATCGCGGCTCGCAACGACGACACGCGCACGGCTGCCGTGCTCCTGCAGAACGACCCCAACCCGGACGTGCTCAGCAAG ACTGGCTTCACGCCTCTGCACATTGCTGCACATTATGAAAATTTGAACGTGGCTCAGCTGCTCCTCAACCGAGGCGCGAACGTCAACTTCACCCCAAAG AACGGCATCACTCCTCTGCACATTGCAGCCAGGAGAGGGAATGTCATCATGGTGCGGCTGCTTTTGGACAGGGGCGCACAGATAGATGCCAAAACCAAG GACGAACTCACCCCTCTGCATTGTGCGGCAAGAAACGGCCACGTCAGGATCATCGAGATCCTCCTTGATCACGGTGCCCCGATACAGGCGAAGACCAAG AACGGCCTGTCGCCGATCCACATGGCGGCACAAGGCGACCACATGGACTGTGTCAAGCAGCTGTTGCAGTACAACGCGGAGATCGATGACATCACGCTGGACCACCTCACACCTCTGCATGTTGCCGCCCACTGCGGCCACCACCGCATGGCCAAAGTCCTGCTGGATAAAGGAGCGAAGCCCAACTCCCGGGCGCTG AACGGTTTCACCCCCTTACACATCGCTTGCAAAAAGAACCACCTGCGTGTGATGGATCTGCTGCTCAAACATTCCGCCTCGCTGGAGGCCGTGACGGAG TCTGGCCTGACCCCGCTGCATGTGGCCTCCTTCATGGGTCACCTCAACATTGTCAAGATCCTGCTCCAGAAGGGGGCTTCACCCAGTGCGTCTAATGTG AAAGTGGAAACGCCGCTTCACATGGCGTCGAGGGCGGGACACTTGGAGGTGGCCGAGTTTCTGCTGCAGAATGCGGCACCAGTAGACGCCAAGGCCAAG GACGACCAGACTCCCCTGCACTGCGCCGCACGAATGGGTCACCAAGAGCTGGTGAAGCTCCTCCTGGAGCACAAGGCCAAGCCGAACTCCGCCACCACAGCCGGTCACACTCCTCTCCACATCGCAGCCCGCGAAGGCCACGTGCACACAGTGCGGATCCTGCTGGACATGGAGGCCCAGCAAACAAAGATGACCAAG AAGGGCTTCACGCCGCTCCACGTGGCCTCCAAGTATGGAAAGGTGGACGTCGCCGAGCTCTTGCTGGAGCGAGGGGCAAACCCCAACGCTGCTGGGAAG AACGGTCTGACTCCGCTGCACGTGGCTGTGCATCACAACAACCTGGACGTGGTCAACCTGCTGGTCAGCAAGGGCGGCTCGCCGCACAGTGCCGCCAGG AACGGCTACACTGCCCTGCACATCGCGTCAAAGCAGAACCAGGTGGAGGTGGCCGACAGTCTTCTGCAACACGGAGCTTCGGCCAACGCGGAGTCTCTCCAGGGCGTCACACCGCTGCACCTGGCCTCACAGGAGGGCAGGCCTGACATGGTCACCCTGCTCATCTCCCAACAGGCCAACGTCAACCTTGGCAACAAG AGTGGACTGACTCCGCTCCACCTGGTGGCGCAGGAAGGTCACGTTGGGATCGCCGATATACTGGTGAAGCAGGGAGCATCGGTCTACGCAGCCACACGA ATGGGATACACTCCTCTACATGTCGCTTGTCACTACGGAAACATCAAGATGGTGAAAttcctccttcagcagcaaGCCAACGTCAACAGCAAGACACGA ctgggcTACACTCCTCTGCACCAGGCGGCCCAGCAGGGACACACCGACATCGTGACTCTGCTGCTGAAGCATGGCGCCCAGCCCAATGAGACCACCACG AATGGCACCTCAGCACTGGCCATCGCCAAGAGACTGGGCTACATCTCTGTGATCGACGTCCTGAAGCTGGTCACTGAAGAGAACGTCGCCATG ACCACCACAGAGAAGCACCGCATGAGCTTCCCCGAGACAGTGGACGAGATCCTCGATGTGTCGGAGGACGAAG GAATTGCACAGCTCACTTTAG GAGAGGAGCTCCTGGGGACAGAAGGGGCCAGGTACATGAAGATGGATGACATGAAAGACCATGATGACGATTTCCTCTCCCCCAAGAAATCACTGGAGTACGAGAGGGGGCTGGGCACAGC AAATTACTCGCCAGCCATTCCCAGGATTCCTCGTGTCTCCCCGGAGACGGTCCTCCTGAAAGACCAGGAGATGGAGCAG CAGCACACTCCGCTCCCACTGCCCAAAGAGTACGACGAGGACTCGCTGATTCCCAGCAGCCCTGCCACCGAGACCTCAGACAACGTCAGCCCGGTGGCCAGTCCCATTCACACCGGGTCAGATGAAAGCTGCCGCTCCGGCAGGGGCCCCGTTGATGGGAAGCCAACCTCTCCGTGTCTGCACAGGTTCCTGGTCAGCTTCATGGTGGACGCCCGTGGCGGCTCCATGCGAGGGAGCAGGCACAACGGCCTGAGAGTCATCATCCCACCCAGGACCTGCGCGGCCCCCACACGCATCACCTGCCGCCTGGTGAAGCCCCAGAAGCTGAGCAGCCCTCCTCCTCTGGTGGAGGGGGAAGGTCTGGCCAGCAGGATCATCTCTCTGGGCCCAGCCAGCATGCAGTTCCTGGG GCCAGTGATTGTGGAGATCCCTCACTTCGCCGCTCTGGGTCGGGGCGACCGAGAACTGGTGGTGCTGAGAAGTGAGAATGGCTCGGTCTGGAAGGAGCATCGGAACCGCTACGGCGACGAGGTTCTGGAGACCATCCTCAACGGGATGGACGAGG ACTTAGAAAGTCAAGAGGAGCTTGGAAAGAAGAGGATCCGGCGCATCATCTCCACAGACTTCCCTCTTTATTTTGCTGTGGTGTCAAGGGTGCAGCAGGAGAGCGACCTCATCGGCCCTGAGGGGGGCGCACTCAGCAGTAAACTGGTGCCAATGGTCCAGGCCACCTTCCCTGAGACAGCAGTCACCAAACGTGTCCGTCTGGGGCTGCAG GCTCAGCCCGTTCCAGACGAGCTGGTTGCAAAGCTGTTGGGGAACCAGGCCAACTTCAGCCCGGTGGTGACAGTGGAGCCCCGGCGCCGCAAGTTCCACCGTCCCATCGGCCTGCGCATACCTCTGCCCCCGTCCTGGAGGGAGAGTCCCCGCGACTCAGGGGAGGGCGACACCACCAGCCTGCGCCTGCTGTGCTCTGTCATCG GTGGCACAGCTTCGGCCCAGTGGGAAGACATCACTGGCACCACCAAACTCATCTATTCCAACCAGTGCGCCAGCTTCACCACCAACGTGTCGGCCCG CTTCTGGCTGGCCGACTGCCCGCGCACCGCCGAGGCCGTCTCCTTCGCCAACCTGCTCTACAGGGAGCTCTCGGCGGTGCCGTACATGGCCAAGTTCGTGGTGTTCGCCAAGATGAACGAGCTGCGCGAGGGCCGGCTGCGCTGCTACTGCATGACGGACGACAAGATGGACAAGACCCTGGAACAGCACGAGAACTTCACCGAAGTGGCTCGCAGCCGCGATATCGAG GTGATGGAGGGGATGCCGCTCCACCTGGAGTGTTCCGGGAACCTCCTCCCCGTGCGGAAGGCCACGCAGCAGCCACGCTGCTTCAGCTTCCAGGCCTTCAGAGATAACCGACTTCCGGTCTCTGTCAAGGTACCGTCCTCGCGCTCCTCTCATCTCCCACCGCACGCCTTCACCCACCCGGCCCTCTCCCAGGTGAGAGACAGCAGTAAAGAATCGGCCGGGTTCCTGTCCTTCCTGCGCAAATCCACCAAGTATGAAGACAACCAGCATGTTCTGTGTAACCTCAACATCAGCATGCCTCCGTGCATCAAG ATCATCGGAAGTGAAGACAGGCGGCGAACTTTAACCCCTTTGGCACTCAGAGAAAGATACAGTGCACTGAATGAACCTGCAATGG CTTCCTTAAGTGCCATGGAAAGGACCGAGCTCAAGATGGCCGTCATCGCAGAGCAGCTGGGCCTGAGTTGGGCTG AGCTGGCCCGGGAGCTCCAGCTCAGCGTGGACGACATCAACAAGATCCGTGTGGAGAACCCCAACTCGCTGCTGGAACAGAGCTCCGCGCTGCTCAACCTGTGGGCCACACGGGAAGGCAAGAGGGCCAAAA TGGAAAGTTTATACGCGGCTCTGAAGAGCATCGACCGGATGGATATCGTCCACATGCTGGAGGGTCAGCCCACCAGAGCCGGCTCTCGTGACCTGAGCCGACGGCGCCGTGACAGAGAACGCCTCTCTCCAGGTCTCACCAATG GACAGCACAGGGTGTACGCCCGCTTGAGTGAGTCGCCCGCTCTCAGCTGCGTTCCAGATCCAAGCGCAGACAG GTCGTCCAATGGTGGAAGTGGGACGGGGAGGGAGAGTGGCTCTTTCCTCTCATACCTGCAGGAGCAGAcggggcccgggtggagcccgGTCACCAACGCTCAGGCCTGGGTGGCCCATCAGCCTACGGACGCTGTGATGTCATCCGTGTGCAACGCAGTGGACCACGGCCAGGAGGGCTTGCTTCAGCCGGTGAGGGACATGGGACACTCGGAAATCCTGCGCGGCCACTTCCGTGGGACGCAGCCATTTGAGAAGGGTCTGGGCTTCCCGCACAGAGCGCCGGATCTGAACGCCTGGGATGATCAG GGAGATGAAGCTGAAGACCTTCCAGGAGAACAAGTCAGCGAGGAGCAGTTTACAGACGAACATGGAAACATTGTCACCAAAAAG ATCGTCCGGAAGGTGGTGCGGAGAGGGAAGGGCTCCGGTGAAGAGGGGCTCCAGGAGGTGAGCATGGAGACGTCTCTGCAGGACGAGCTGGAGGGGGACGCCGAGCAGTTCATGAGCTACGCCATCCTGGGCCGGGAGAGCAGCAAG CCCGACtgtgtggaggtgaagaagggtGCTCAGATAGTGAAATGTGCCAGTCTGCGGCGAGTTAAGCAGTGA